The DNA segment GCCACAAATTATTTAAGCTGCTAGTCTTAATCCCTCTTTATGGATATTGATAGCAGCATTATGATCTCTATCGTGAACAGCGCCGCATGCGCAAGTCCACGTCCTGATCGCTAATGACCACTGCCCAGCGTATAACGCTCCACACTCGCTGCACATTTTAGACGAAGGAAACCACTGGCTAATAGCTGATAATTTACGCCCGTACCAATCAGCCTTATATTCTAACTGCCTTGCTATTTCACCGAAATTAGCATCATGGAGATGCTTTGCCAACTTGCGATTTTTCACCATATTTTTGACTTTCAATGACTCGATCCCTATCACTTGGTTTTCGTTTATAAGTGTCGACGTCATTTTATGCGTAAAGTCTCTACGGGAATTCGCTATCTTTTCGTGAAGCCTTAGCGAGTTTTTTCGCATATCGATTTGTTAAGCGCGGGTTGCTTCATTTTAGCGAATAATAATGATTGTTTATCTGCATCCCATTTGAACCCGTTACTCATGTAACTGGCTGAGTGAGGTTCTTACTCCAATCGTTATAATTGGTTTTATTGCCTAGTTCATACTGCGCTTTAGAAAACGCCAATGCTGAATTATAAGCGACACGCACACAGCCAAATGTCTGAGAAAGCATGACTGCTTGCTCGTTATTCGGGTAAAATCTGTATTTGTACGCGATTAACTTCAACATAACACCTTAGTTAACTGTATATAATTCCAGTATCAAGTTCTAAATTTAGACCTTGTCACTTTGTATGTCAACAGAATAAAGGCCAGGGCGCTTATTGCTTCGCAATAACGACTTACATTCCCGACATAAATGACGGGGTTTTACGTCAAAGATGATAAATATGCTGACACGTATAGTCCTTTTAAATACAGACATTAAAAAATAAAATAACCAATGGCTGATTTAATCGCGATTAGCCTTAAAATTCACGGCTTGCTCAAATATCTCTTTATACACTTCATCACGGCTGATTGGCGGGTAGCCAAACTTAGCAAGAACCAGAATTAACGCGACTTTCAATGATGCTTTTATATCATCGCGTTGGCTCCAGTCGGTAAATTTCGCTTTATCATCCACAATGGCTTTAACTTCTTTAGATAACTCTATCAACTTATCTTCTGGATAATCGAAGTCATATTTTACCGCTAACGACTTTAACGCGTCATAGAAGGCTTTTTCTTCAATACCAATACCTAACTCATCACCCGAGTTCATTTCGTCTTGGACACCGTAAATGAGGTCCACCATGTTGTCAGAAAATTCTTCAAGCACTTCACTTACCAGTACATCATCTTCTTTACGCTCGTTATAACGTTCAACCAAGGCTTGGAAACGTTTAGTAAAGTCGATGCCTTGTACCTGATTTACCTTTTTCAGCTCACCAATTGCTTTCGCTAATAGCTGCTGCAATAGTTTTATTTTGGTATTAGGCAGTTTTATCTTTTCAATCTTAGCAATGTAATCCTCATTGAAAATATCAATTTCACCGCCCTCTTGATTACCCAACTTAAAGATCTCTTCGACACCGTCACTTTGCAGGGCATCGCTGATCATCTCTCGCACTTTTGCGTTCATTTGTGCTGAGTCAGGGACTTCACCTTTAGTGAGCTTGAATACAATGGAGCGAATCGCTAAGTAGAAATGGATATAGTTTCGCGCTTGTTCATTAATTTTCTCACTACCACAACAAACGTCATAAGCTGCTTTTAGGCATTTGACTAAGTCCATAAAGCGCTTTTGCAGTTTCTCGGTTCGCAGTGCAAACTCAGCGGCATTGTTTAAACAATTTAACTGGGCAACAGCCTCACCAGTAAAGTAAGGGGCGCTATCAAACTTATGAAATAACCTTGCCAACAGATCTAAGTGGTTCTTCACTTCAATCACAGAAGCGGCAACATCTTCGAAATTCGTTTCATCGGTTTTTGAATATTGTGCTAGCGCTTTATTCATTGCCGATTTAATGCCGATGTAATCAACCACCAAGCCTTTGTCTTTACCTTCAAACTGGCGATTAACACGAGAGATAGTTTGGATCAAACTGTGCTTTTGAATGGGTTTATCGATATACATGGTATCTAAAAACGGTACATCAAAGCCTGTTAACCACATATCGACTACAATCGCGATTTTGAAATTAGAATTTTTGTTTTTAAACTGTTTATCTAACTCTTTACGCTCATCTTTGTTGCCAAGTAAGTTATATAAACGCTCAACATCATCTTTACCACGGGTCATTACCATTTTCACCCGTTCAGAGGGTGCTGCGATACGTCCTTCGCTGATTGCGCGTTTACGCTCGGTATCTGACAATGCACTCGCGTTGTCAGTGTCTACAACATCAAACCATGCCGGTCGCAGTGCTTCTAATTCTTGATACAGCTGATAAGCAATATTTCGGGCACTACACACAAACATTGCTTTACCTGCAACCGTAGCGCCTTCTTCAACACGTTTGTCATAATGTTCAACAAAGTCACGCGCTAATACGCGAATACGGTCAGGATCGCCTAAAATAGAGTTCATATTCGCCGTGGCTTTTTTACTCTCTTCTATTTGCAGTTCGTTACTGCCCGCAGATTCACACTCTTTATAATAAGCTTCAATTTCAGACAGCTTACTGTTGTTTAAACAAACCCTTGCAGCACGACCTTCATAAACAATACGTACCGTGATCTCATCTTTCACCGATTCAGTCATAGTATAAGAATCTACGATCTCACCAAATACGTCTAACGTAGCGTCTACAGGTGTCCCAGTGAAACCAACATACGTAGCATTAGGTAATGAGTCGTGTAGGTATTTTGCAAAACCGTAAGTTTTCTTTACTGTGCCTTTCTTTTCATCAAATACAATTTTTTGATCTAAATTGACTTGGCTACGGTGCGCTTCATCTGAGATACAAATAACATTACAGCGATCGGTTAACAGCTCGGTATCTTCGGTAAATTTATGAATAGTGGTCAAAAACAAGCCACCACTGTTACGTCCTTTTAATAACTCACGCAGATGTGCACGACTCGTTACCGTTTCAATGGCATTATCACCAATATAGGTTTTCGCATTAACAAACTGTTGCGACAGTTGATCGTCTAAGTCGGTACGGTCGGTGATCAACACTATGGTTGGACTTTTAAACGCTACACTCTTCATTAGCAAGCGAGATAAAAACTGCATGGTGAAACTTTTGCCACAGCCAGTCGCACCAAAATAGGTACCACCTTTACCGTCACCGCCTTTACCATTGGGGAGTTTCTGATGCAGTTTAATGTTCTCAAACAGTTTTTTAGCCGCATAGTACTGCGGATAACGCGGTACTATTTTTATCTCGTTTTTACCCGACTCTTTATTATTAGAATCTGGAAAAAAGATAAAATGGTGCATCACATCACGCAAACGCGCTTTATCAAACAAGCCCTGCAACAGGGTGTGTAATGAGTTAATACCGTCTTTGGCGACCAGCTCTTGCCCTGTGATTTTACCCCACGAATAGAAGAACTGATAAGGGGAAAATAAATTACCCATTTTGTTATTCACACCGTCACTAATGATACAGAGCGTATTAAACACAAACAGTTGTGGAATATCACGGCGATAACGAATGGTTAGTTGTTCAAAAGCTTCATGGATAGTCGCTTCTTCACGAATGGCACTCTTAAATTCAAATACGACCAAAGGCAGCCCATTGATATATAAAATACCATCAGGAATACGAGTTTCGCCTGTTGCACCTTCAATCTCTAACTGGTTAACAATACGGTAGATATTGTCATCATTATCTGCACTTTCTAATGCGGTACTCGCTAATGCATCATTAGCAGCGCTATTTATGTCATTATTTACAACACTACTGACAATATAGTCGGCCTTGCTTTCGGCCACCTGAGCAAGCTCGGGTTGAAGCTGTCCCAATTCCACTGTCGCGAACAAGCTTTGTTTTACCGATTGCTCTACGTTGTCAAAATCAAGCAGTTGAATATATAAATCTTTTTGTGATGCGCTGCCCGCTTTACTGCCAGATTCACGCTTTAACAAAAAGCCATCACTGAGCCACTTACAAAAGGTTTTATTACTGTCGTACAAGTCACTTGCAGGTAAGGTTTCTAATTGACGAATGACGATGTTTATCTCACTCTCAGTAATACCCGCATGTTGATAGCGTTTGCTTAAAAATACACGCAAATCATCTTTAATCAGTACTTCTGATTTGTCTCGGTTTAAAGCCGCACCATTTAAGTGTGGATAGCCTTGCTCACCTAACAGTTCAATAATCGCTTGTTCTAATTTAGCTTCAGTGAATTTCATTTAATCGCAACATCCATTTGTTAAAAACATTGAGAGAAATACTCTCTAAGCAACTTCATCATATTGCGTTTTTGTTTGAAATTTTTAATTATTTTTTCGATCATTAAATACAGGATGACACTATCCACATCATTCGTTTTCAATTTCTTTTCTAGCTTAATCAACAGACGCGTCGCTTCTTGATATGCCGAATTAGAGGTTTGATCAATAATCACGCCCAGTACTCGGTAATACAAATCGACAGATTCTTGTGGATACTCCACAATAATTAAATCGGCTAATTGCAGTAAGCTGGTTGAATAAGCTTTATGTGATAATACCCATAATCGCGCTTTCTCTAATTCATTTTGATCCATATAAAAATCGAGTAGCGCATCCGCATCAGTCGTAATGCCACGCGTTGTTTCAACATAGCAATCTGCTAATAGTTGCTCCGCTTTGATCAGAAAATCAGGATCAGTCTCACCGGTTAGTCGCTCTAATTGTTGTAATTGTTTAAAATGTCGAAAACTCGGATTTTCCGTAAACAACTGCCAGGCAAGTTGCCATGCACTGTTATATTCCGCCAATGCAACCTGTACTTTGATTTCATGTTTTTGACATTCTGCTCTTTCATGGGGTGTTTTGGCTTGTTGATAGGCTTGCTGAAGGTAATGCTTCGCATCCAACTCGCTGGTATGCTGTAAGCATAATTCACTCATGCGCAAATAATCAGACGGTTCTTGCGCTGTTATTTGCATTAATCGGCATTTTTCTTGCCAATCTTGCTGTTTTTCAGCCTGCTTTATTAATACGGTCGTTAAGCGTTTAACAGCCCACAGTTGTTCCCTATCAATAACATCCAAACCCGGTTTAATTCGTGTTATCACCGCTGCCGAACACAGCGATAAAAACAGTTTTTCTACTGTCTCCGTTAGCGTGAAATCATCTGGTACATCTGGAAATATATCATATTTATAGCTTTCAAAATGGGTAAATAACCACTGCGCTTTTTCGTCATCAGACCAAGATAGTTGATTGAAAATTGTTATTATCTTTTCATTCAACATCTCCTCTAAACCAAGCCTAAAACCGCCTGAGTCATCAATCTG comes from the Moritella yayanosii genome and includes:
- a CDS encoding type I restriction endonuclease subunit R codes for the protein MKFTEAKLEQAIIELLGEQGYPHLNGAALNRDKSEVLIKDDLRVFLSKRYQHAGITESEINIVIRQLETLPASDLYDSNKTFCKWLSDGFLLKRESGSKAGSASQKDLYIQLLDFDNVEQSVKQSLFATVELGQLQPELAQVAESKADYIVSSVVNNDINSAANDALASTALESADNDDNIYRIVNQLEIEGATGETRIPDGILYINGLPLVVFEFKSAIREEATIHEAFEQLTIRYRRDIPQLFVFNTLCIISDGVNNKMGNLFSPYQFFYSWGKITGQELVAKDGINSLHTLLQGLFDKARLRDVMHHFIFFPDSNNKESGKNEIKIVPRYPQYYAAKKLFENIKLHQKLPNGKGGDGKGGTYFGATGCGKSFTMQFLSRLLMKSVAFKSPTIVLITDRTDLDDQLSQQFVNAKTYIGDNAIETVTSRAHLRELLKGRNSGGLFLTTIHKFTEDTELLTDRCNVICISDEAHRSQVNLDQKIVFDEKKGTVKKTYGFAKYLHDSLPNATYVGFTGTPVDATLDVFGEIVDSYTMTESVKDEITVRIVYEGRAARVCLNNSKLSEIEAYYKECESAGSNELQIEESKKATANMNSILGDPDRIRVLARDFVEHYDKRVEEGATVAGKAMFVCSARNIAYQLYQELEALRPAWFDVVDTDNASALSDTERKRAISEGRIAAPSERVKMVMTRGKDDVERLYNLLGNKDERKELDKQFKNKNSNFKIAIVVDMWLTGFDVPFLDTMYIDKPIQKHSLIQTISRVNRQFEGKDKGLVVDYIGIKSAMNKALAQYSKTDETNFEDVAASVIEVKNHLDLLARLFHKFDSAPYFTGEAVAQLNCLNNAAEFALRTEKLQKRFMDLVKCLKAAYDVCCGSEKINEQARNYIHFYLAIRSIVFKLTKGEVPDSAQMNAKVREMISDALQSDGVEEIFKLGNQEGGEIDIFNEDYIAKIEKIKLPNTKIKLLQQLLAKAIGELKKVNQVQGIDFTKRFQALVERYNERKEDDVLVSEVLEEFSDNMVDLIYGVQDEMNSGDELGIGIEEKAFYDALKSLAVKYDFDYPEDKLIELSKEVKAIVDDKAKFTDWSQRDDIKASLKVALILVLAKFGYPPISRDEVYKEIFEQAVNFKANRD
- a CDS encoding RNA-guided endonuclease TnpB family protein, which produces MRKNSLRLHEKIANSRRDFTHKMTSTLINENQVIGIESLKVKNMVKNRKLAKHLHDANFGEIARQLEYKADWYGRKLSAISQWFPSSKMCSECGALYAGQWSLAIRTWTCACGAVHDRDHNAAINIHKEGLRLAA
- a CDS encoding SWIM zinc finger family protein, whose protein sequence is MFDLDEIKRRAESKSYLLGYALYAEGNVSKLVIVDDKAMAMATVAGQHHYHVTLDNSKLAQGKGIQVSCSCPAADYQDICKHAVAVALQVENTPEDEFADETAKEANDRIALKTWFNKKPVAELTDIIFRFLDNSEREYDKWLLIMETESHSIGVSDISKFITKALPNRPTWEWNEVRNYFTDAESMFEMIFPAIEKCTIDQQWKLIFKAVERLNKVIEQIDDSGGFRLGLEEMLNEKIITIFNQLSWSDDEKAQWLFTHFESYKYDIFPDVPDDFTLTETVEKLFLSLCSAAVITRIKPGLDVIDREQLWAVKRLTTVLIKQAEKQQDWQEKCRLMQITAQEPSDYLRMSELCLQHTSELDAKHYLQQAYQQAKTPHERAECQKHEIKVQVALAEYNSAWQLAWQLFTENPSFRHFKQLQQLERLTGETDPDFLIKAEQLLADCYVETTRGITTDADALLDFYMDQNELEKARLWVLSHKAYSTSLLQLADLIIVEYPQESVDLYYRVLGVIIDQTSNSAYQEATRLLIKLEKKLKTNDVDSVILYLMIEKIIKNFKQKRNMMKLLREYFSQCF
- a CDS encoding helix-turn-helix domain-containing protein, with product MLKLIAYKYRFYPNNEQAVMLSQTFGCVRVAYNSALAFSKAQYELGNKTNYNDWSKNLTQPVT